From the genome of Streptomyces sp. NBC_01317, one region includes:
- the nrdR gene encoding transcriptional regulator NrdR: protein MHCPFCRHPDSRVVDSRTTDDGTSIRRRRQCPDCSRRFTTVETASLMVIKRSGVTEPFSRTKVISGVRKACQGRPVTEDALAKLGQRVEEAVRATGSAELTTHDVGLAILGPLQELDLVAYLRFASVYRAFNSLEDFEAAVAELRERPLSEESGTGDTFEGPVPATVTD, encoded by the coding sequence ATGCACTGTCCCTTCTGCCGGCACCCCGACAGCCGGGTCGTCGACAGCCGCACCACCGACGACGGGACGTCGATCCGCCGCCGCCGTCAGTGCCCCGACTGCTCACGCCGTTTCACGACGGTCGAGACCGCCTCGCTGATGGTGATCAAGCGCAGCGGCGTGACCGAACCCTTCAGCCGCACCAAAGTCATCTCCGGCGTCCGCAAGGCGTGCCAGGGACGACCCGTCACCGAGGACGCCCTCGCCAAGCTCGGCCAGCGGGTCGAGGAGGCGGTGCGCGCCACCGGCAGTGCCGAGCTGACCACCCACGACGTGGGGCTGGCCATACTCGGCCCGTTGCAGGAACTCGACCTCGTCGCCTACCTGCGCTTCGCATCCGTGTACCGGGCGTTCAATTCGCTCGAAGACTTCGAGGCCGCCGTCGCGGAGCTGCGTGAGCGGCCTCTCTCGGAGGAAAGCGGGACCGGCGACACCTTCGAGGGCCCCGTTCCCGCCACCGTCACCGACTGA
- a CDS encoding IucA/IucC family protein, whose product MNPTAPDAPEADGRSSAEAPLTVESATVPRQPVASPAETRPPSVVDAPSAAAAAAAAAAAAVASVDGRSGHPEHPDHLDHPDPQKAADAAAVENLLRCWVRENGIPRPDGDVLRVPLHVSGTALLVPLRYWSATGWHRFGMPFLESAPSDAPAVEAVTLAALLGRESGRFQGTDLVGRVADSVRHTAEFLTDRRRRPGPTVGADLFLTAEQSLVLGHPLHPTPKSREGLSEAEVRLYSPELRGSFPLHWMAVDRSVLATDSAWTEQGRVIPAGQLTARLLGDLPLPDHTVPLPLHPWQARDLRHRQEVTDLFDAGLLHDLGPQGDSWHPTSSIRTVHRPGSPAMLKLSLGLRITNSRRENLRKELHRGVEVHRLLRSGLGKEWQAAHPGFDIVRDPAWLAVDTPDGHPVTGLDVMLRHNPFRPGDDAVCIAALTAPRPYPGRSGTHSRLAATVDALAARTGRSTAAVSAEWFLRYLDHVVRPVLWLDGTAGIALEAHQQNTLVLLDADGWPAGGRYRDNQGYYFRESHRASLDRRLPGIGAVSDTFVSDAVTDERFAYYLGINNVLGLIGAFGAQRLADERVLLAALRQFLAGATALGSPLPALLLEAPTLRCKANLLTRLHGLDELVGPVDTQSVYVTITNPLRR is encoded by the coding sequence GTGAACCCCACCGCACCCGATGCGCCCGAGGCCGACGGCCGTTCCTCCGCCGAGGCCCCCCTCACCGTCGAGTCGGCGACGGTGCCGCGGCAACCGGTCGCGAGCCCCGCCGAGACGCGCCCGCCGTCCGTCGTCGATGCCCCTTCTGCCGCTGCCGCTGCCGCTGCCGCTGCCGCCGCTGCCGTTGCCTCCGTCGACGGCCGGTCCGGCCATCCCGAGCACCCGGACCATCTCGACCACCCCGATCCGCAGAAGGCGGCCGACGCGGCGGCGGTCGAGAACCTGCTGCGCTGCTGGGTACGGGAGAACGGCATCCCCCGCCCCGACGGCGACGTGCTGCGCGTCCCGCTCCACGTGAGCGGCACCGCCCTGCTCGTACCGCTCCGGTACTGGTCCGCCACCGGCTGGCACCGCTTCGGCATGCCGTTCCTGGAGAGCGCCCCGAGCGACGCCCCGGCCGTCGAGGCCGTCACCCTCGCGGCGCTCCTCGGCCGGGAGTCGGGCCGCTTCCAGGGCACCGACCTCGTCGGCCGGGTCGCCGATTCCGTACGCCACACCGCCGAGTTCCTCACCGACCGGCGCCGCCGCCCCGGGCCCACCGTCGGCGCCGACCTCTTCCTCACCGCCGAGCAGTCACTCGTCCTCGGCCACCCCCTGCACCCCACCCCCAAGAGCCGCGAAGGGCTCTCCGAGGCCGAAGTCCGCCTCTACTCACCGGAGTTGCGCGGCTCCTTCCCGCTCCACTGGATGGCCGTCGACCGCTCCGTCCTCGCCACCGACTCCGCGTGGACCGAACAGGGCCGTGTGATCCCGGCGGGACAGCTCACCGCCCGCCTCCTCGGCGACCTGCCCCTCCCCGACCACACCGTCCCCCTGCCCCTCCACCCCTGGCAGGCACGGGACCTGAGGCATCGTCAGGAAGTCACCGACCTCTTCGACGCGGGACTCCTCCACGACCTCGGGCCGCAGGGCGACTCCTGGCACCCCACCTCCTCGATCCGCACCGTGCACCGGCCGGGCTCCCCGGCCATGCTCAAGCTCTCCCTCGGCCTGCGCATCACCAACTCCCGGCGGGAGAACCTCCGCAAGGAACTCCACCGCGGCGTCGAGGTCCACCGCCTGCTCCGTAGCGGACTCGGCAAGGAGTGGCAGGCCGCCCACCCCGGCTTCGACATCGTCCGCGACCCCGCCTGGCTCGCCGTCGACACCCCGGACGGACACCCCGTCACCGGACTCGACGTCATGCTGCGCCACAACCCGTTCCGCCCCGGCGACGACGCCGTCTGCATCGCCGCACTGACCGCGCCCCGGCCGTACCCGGGCAGGTCCGGTACGCACTCCCGGCTCGCCGCGACCGTCGACGCGCTGGCCGCCCGTACCGGCCGCTCCACCGCCGCCGTCTCCGCCGAGTGGTTCCTGCGCTACCTCGACCATGTCGTGCGCCCCGTGCTCTGGCTGGACGGCACCGCGGGCATCGCCCTGGAGGCCCACCAGCAGAACACCCTGGTGCTGCTCGACGCCGACGGCTGGCCGGCCGGCGGGCGCTACCGCGACAACCAGGGCTACTACTTCCGCGAGTCCCACCGCGCATCCCTGGACCGCCGCCTCCCCGGCATCGGTGCGGTCAGCGACACCTTCGTCTCCGACGCGGTCACCGACGAACGCTTCGCCTACTACCTCGGCATCAACAACGTCCTCGGCCTGATCGGCGCCTTCGGGGCGCAGCGGCTCGCCGACGAGCGGGTGCTCCTCGCCGCCCTGCGCCAGTTCCTCGCCGGGGCGACGGCGCTCGGCTCCCCGCTGCCCGCGCTCCTCCTGGAAGCCCCCACCCTGCGCTGCAAGGCCAATCTGCTCACCCGGCTGCACGGGCTCGACGAGCTGGTCGGGCCCGTCGACACCCAGTCCGTCTACGTCACGATCACCAACCCCCTTCGCCGTTGA
- a CDS encoding IucA/IucC family protein, which yields MGAEGSAALFSPPELNPQAWDRAAARLLAKMLGEFAYEEIIEPRPGEADGLYTLTLDAGATLIFRAARGSYGSWRVDADSVTSEGRPFTDPLRFLLLARRLLALDGATLGHLVRELTTTLAADVRLDHTALSAARLADLGYAELEGHQTGHPWIVLNKGRIGFSAPDAARWAPEARTPAALPWIAVSTSLATYRGVPALHTPDRLYTLELDAAVRERYDRVLRDRGLDPAAYLYLPVHPWQWDEVLLPLYTPEIARGAVVPLPSDGDLRLPQQSVRTFLNVDRPDRHTVKLPLSVLNTLVWRGLPTERTIAAPAVTAWVHGLRDADPFLRDECGVILLGEVASVAVEHPLYDHLPEVPYQYKELLGAIWREPLQTRLAPGERARTLASLLQTDPRGRALTAELVTRSGLAPAVWLERLFAALLPPLLHFLYRYGTVFSPHGENAIVVFDDQDVPVRLAIKDFVDDVNVSARPLPEHNTMPREVKDVLLTEEPGFLVQFIHSGLFVGVFRYLAPLCAEQLGVSEDEFWSLVRAEIVRHHDRFPELQERFETFDLLTPRIARLCLNRNRLHLDGYRDRAQRPHAAVHGTVRNPLASPAGSG from the coding sequence ATAGGCGCCGAGGGCTCCGCCGCCCTGTTCTCGCCGCCCGAGCTGAACCCGCAGGCCTGGGACCGCGCGGCGGCCCGCCTTCTCGCGAAGATGCTCGGGGAGTTCGCGTACGAGGAGATCATCGAGCCGCGCCCCGGCGAGGCCGACGGGCTCTACACCCTCACGCTCGACGCCGGCGCGACACTGATCTTCCGCGCCGCCCGCGGCTCGTACGGCAGCTGGCGCGTCGACGCCGACAGCGTCACGTCGGAGGGCCGGCCCTTCACCGACCCGCTGCGCTTCCTGCTCCTGGCCCGTCGGCTCCTCGCGCTCGACGGCGCGACCCTCGGCCACCTCGTGCGCGAACTCACCACCACCCTCGCCGCCGACGTCAGACTCGACCACACCGCCCTGAGCGCCGCCCGCCTCGCCGACCTCGGCTACGCGGAACTCGAAGGGCACCAGACCGGCCACCCCTGGATCGTCCTCAACAAGGGAAGAATCGGCTTCTCCGCCCCCGACGCCGCCCGCTGGGCCCCGGAGGCCCGCACGCCCGCCGCGCTCCCGTGGATCGCCGTCAGCACCTCGCTCGCCACCTATCGCGGCGTCCCGGCCCTGCACACCCCCGACCGGCTCTACACCCTCGAACTCGACGCGGCCGTCCGCGAGCGCTACGACCGCGTCCTGCGCGACCGGGGCCTCGACCCCGCCGCGTACCTCTACCTGCCCGTCCACCCCTGGCAGTGGGACGAGGTGCTCCTTCCGCTCTACACCCCCGAGATAGCCCGGGGAGCCGTCGTGCCGCTGCCCTCCGACGGTGACCTCCGGCTGCCGCAGCAGTCCGTCAGAACGTTCCTGAACGTCGACCGGCCCGACCGGCACACCGTCAAACTGCCGCTGTCGGTCCTCAACACCCTGGTCTGGCGCGGCCTGCCCACCGAACGCACCATCGCCGCCCCCGCCGTCACCGCCTGGGTGCACGGGCTGCGCGACGCGGACCCCTTCCTGCGCGACGAGTGCGGGGTGATCCTGCTCGGCGAGGTGGCGTCCGTGGCCGTCGAGCATCCGCTGTACGACCACCTCCCCGAGGTCCCGTACCAGTACAAGGAACTGCTCGGAGCGATCTGGCGCGAACCCCTCCAGACCCGGCTGGCCCCCGGCGAGCGTGCCCGTACGCTCGCCTCCCTGCTCCAGACCGACCCGCGCGGACGGGCCCTCACCGCCGAACTCGTCACCCGCTCCGGACTGGCCCCCGCCGTCTGGCTCGAACGGCTCTTCGCCGCCCTGCTGCCGCCCCTGCTGCACTTCCTGTACCGCTACGGGACGGTCTTCTCGCCGCACGGCGAGAACGCCATCGTCGTCTTCGACGACCAGGACGTGCCGGTCCGGCTCGCGATCAAGGACTTCGTCGACGACGTGAACGTCAGCGCCCGGCCGCTGCCCGAGCACAACACGATGCCCCGCGAGGTGAAGGACGTCCTTCTTACGGAAGAGCCCGGCTTCCTGGTGCAGTTCATCCATTCAGGGCTCTTCGTCGGTGTGTTCCGCTATCTGGCGCCCCTCTGCGCGGAACAACTGGGTGTGTCCGAGGACGAGTTCTGGTCCCTCGTCCGGGCGGAGATCGTCCGGCACCACGACCGCTTCCCCGAACTCCAGGAGCGTTTCGAGACGTTCGACCTGCTCACCCCGCGTATCGCGCGCCTCTGCCTCAACCGGAACCGGCTCCACCTCGACGGCTACCGCGACCGCGCGCAGCGCCCGCACGCCGCCGTGCACGGTACGGTTCGCAACCCGCTGGCCTCCCCGGCGGGCAGTGGGTGA
- a CDS encoding ATP-dependent DNA helicase, protein MTKPTLPELLHAAVTSVGGVERPGQVTMAEAVAEAIDAPSHLLVQAGTGTGKSLGYLVPALAHGERVVVATATLALQRQLVERDLPRTVDALHPLLRRRPEFAMLKGRSNYLCLHRLREGMPQEEDDGLFDQFEAAAPTSKLGQDLLRMRDWADETETGDRDDLTPGVSDRAWSQISVSSRECLGATKCAYGAECFAELARERAKLAEVVVTNHALLAIDAIEGAPVLPQHEVLIVDEAHELVSRVTGVATGELTPGQVNRAVRRAARLVNEKVADELQTAAETFERLMELALPGRLEEVPEDLGYALMSLRDASRAVISALGSTRDKSVQDEDVVRKQALAAVESVHGVAERIANGSEWDVVWYERHDRFGASLRVAPLSVSGLLREKLFADRSVVLTSATLKLGGDFNGVGASLGLAPEGTAGDDVPQWKGLDVGSPFDYPKQGILYVARHLATPGREGSRGDMMDELAELVEAAGGRTLGLFSSMRAAQAAAEELRVRLDVPILLQGEETLGELIKAYAADPRTCLFGTLSLWQGVDVPGPSSQLVVMDRIPFPRPDDPLMSARQKAVEEAGGNGFMAVAATHAALLMAQGAGRLVRATGDRGVVAVLDPRLANARYGSFLRASLPAFWYTTDGAQVRRSLAAIDAKAKADGL, encoded by the coding sequence ATGACGAAGCCAACACTCCCCGAGCTCCTCCATGCCGCCGTGACCTCGGTCGGCGGCGTGGAACGGCCAGGCCAGGTCACCATGGCCGAGGCCGTCGCCGAAGCCATCGACGCCCCGTCCCACCTCCTCGTGCAGGCCGGCACCGGCACCGGAAAGTCCCTCGGCTATCTGGTGCCCGCGCTGGCGCACGGAGAGCGCGTCGTGGTGGCCACGGCGACGCTGGCGCTGCAACGCCAGCTCGTGGAGCGCGATCTTCCGCGTACGGTCGACGCGCTGCACCCGCTGCTGCGGCGGCGGCCCGAGTTCGCCATGCTCAAGGGCCGGTCCAACTACCTCTGTCTGCACCGCCTCCGCGAGGGGATGCCGCAGGAGGAGGACGACGGGCTCTTTGACCAGTTCGAGGCGGCCGCGCCCACCAGCAAGCTGGGCCAGGACCTGCTCCGGATGCGGGACTGGGCCGACGAGACGGAGACCGGGGACCGCGACGACCTCACCCCCGGGGTCTCCGACCGGGCCTGGTCGCAGATCTCCGTCTCGTCCCGGGAGTGCCTGGGGGCGACGAAGTGCGCGTACGGCGCCGAGTGCTTCGCCGAGCTGGCCCGTGAGCGCGCCAAGCTCGCCGAGGTCGTGGTGACCAACCACGCCCTGCTCGCGATCGACGCGATCGAGGGCGCGCCGGTGCTTCCGCAGCACGAGGTCCTGATCGTCGACGAGGCCCATGAGCTGGTCTCCCGGGTCACCGGGGTCGCCACCGGCGAGCTGACCCCCGGCCAGGTCAACCGCGCGGTGCGGCGGGCCGCCCGGCTCGTCAACGAGAAGGTGGCCGACGAGCTCCAGACGGCGGCGGAGACCTTCGAGCGGCTGATGGAGCTGGCCCTGCCCGGCCGGCTCGAAGAGGTCCCCGAGGATCTCGGTTACGCGCTGATGTCGTTGCGTGACGCCTCGCGTGCGGTGATCTCGGCGCTCGGCTCGACCCGCGACAAGTCCGTGCAGGACGAGGATGTCGTACGGAAGCAGGCCCTCGCGGCCGTCGAGAGCGTCCACGGCGTGGCGGAGCGGATCGCCAACGGGTCGGAGTGGGACGTCGTCTGGTACGAACGCCACGACCGGTTCGGCGCGTCCCTGAGGGTCGCGCCGCTCTCCGTGTCGGGGCTGCTGCGGGAGAAGCTCTTCGCGGACCGCTCGGTCGTCCTGACCTCCGCCACCCTCAAGCTGGGCGGGGACTTCAACGGGGTGGGCGCCTCGCTGGGGCTGGCGCCGGAGGGCACGGCGGGCGACGACGTCCCGCAGTGGAAGGGCCTCGACGTGGGCTCGCCGTTCGACTACCCCAAGCAGGGGATCCTGTACGTCGCCCGCCACCTGGCCACACCGGGCCGGGAGGGCTCGCGCGGCGACATGATGGACGAGCTGGCGGAGCTGGTCGAGGCGGCCGGTGGTCGTACGCTCGGGCTGTTCTCCTCGATGCGGGCCGCGCAGGCGGCGGCGGAGGAGCTGCGCGTACGGCTGGACGTGCCGATCCTGCTCCAGGGCGAGGAGACGCTCGGCGAGCTGATCAAGGCGTACGCGGCGGATCCCCGGACCTGTCTGTTCGGCACGCTCTCGCTGTGGCAGGGCGTCGACGTGCCGGGGCCCAGCTCGCAGCTGGTGGTGATGGACCGCATCCCGTTCCCGCGGCCGGACGACCCGCTGATGAGCGCGCGCCAGAAGGCGGTGGAGGAGGCGGGCGGCAACGGCTTCATGGCGGTGGCCGCGACGCACGCGGCGCTGCTGATGGCCCAGGGCGCCGGACGGCTGGTCCGGGCGACCGGGGACCGGGGTGTGGTGGCGGTCCTGGACCCGAGGCTGGCGAACGCGCGGTACGGCAGCTTCCTCCGGGCGTCCCTGCCCGCGTTCTGGTACACGACGGACGGCGCCCAGGTCCGGCGCTCCCTGGCCGCGATCGACGCGAAGGCGAAGGCGGACGGTCTGTGA
- a CDS encoding vitamin B12-dependent ribonucleotide reductase: MTETTSGPARGTRTKGTKAGKGLRIDRIHTSPGVHPYDEVSWERRDVVMTNWRDGSVNFEQRGVEFPDFWTLNAVNIVTSKYFRGALGTPQRETGLRQLIDRIVKTYRKAGEDFHYFASPDDAEIFEHELAYALLHQVFSFNSPVWFNVGTPQPQQVSACFILSVDDSMDSILDWYKEEGMIFKGGSGAGLNLSRIRSSKELLSSGGNASGPVSFMRGADASAGTIKSGGATRRAAKMVILDVDHPDIEDFIETKVKEEEKIRALRDAGFDMDLGGDDITSVQYQNANNSVRVNDDFMKAVEAGGKFGLRARMTGEVIEEVEAKSLFRKMAEAAWACADPGIQYDDTINRWHTCPESGRINGSNPCSEYMHLDNTSCNLASLNLMKFLKDDGKGHQSFESERFAKVVELVITAMDISICFADFPTQKIGENTRAFRQLGIGYANLGALLMATGHAYDSDGGRSLAGAITSLMTGTSYRRSAELAAVVGPYDGFARNAEPHKRVMKQHSDANATAVRFDDLDTPVWAAATEAWQDVLRLGEKNGFRNAQASVIAPTGTIGLAMSCDTTGLEPDLALVKFKKLVGGGSMQIVNGTVPQALRRLGYRTEQIEAVVAHIAENGVVVGAPGLKTEHYEVFDCAMGERSISAMGHVRMMAAIQPWISGALSKTVNLPETATVEDVEEVYFEAWKMGVKALAIYRDNCKVGQPLSAKKKDEKVAEKTEDTIRAAVEKVIEYRPVRKRLPKGRPGLTTSFTVGGAEGYMTANSYPDDGLGEVFLKMSKQGSTLAGMMDAFSIAVSVGLQYGVPLETYVSKFTNMRFEPAGMTDDPDVRMAQSIVDYIFRRLALDFLPFETRSALGIHSADERQRHLDTGSYVPSMDDDLDTETLVQSAPRPTSQSTTTPKPPTAPALTNGATVPAPKEAHTSAELVEMQLGISADAPLCFSCGTKMQRAGSCYICEGCGSTSGCS; this comes from the coding sequence ATGACAGAGACGACGAGCGGACCCGCGCGAGGCACCCGCACCAAGGGAACGAAGGCCGGCAAGGGACTCCGTATCGACCGCATCCACACCTCCCCCGGCGTGCATCCGTACGACGAGGTCAGCTGGGAGCGCCGTGACGTCGTGATGACGAACTGGCGCGACGGCTCGGTCAACTTCGAACAGCGTGGCGTGGAGTTCCCCGACTTCTGGACGCTGAACGCGGTCAACATCGTCACCAGCAAGTACTTCCGCGGCGCCCTCGGCACCCCGCAGCGCGAGACCGGTCTCCGGCAGCTGATCGACCGGATCGTGAAGACGTACCGGAAGGCGGGCGAGGACTTCCACTACTTCGCCTCGCCCGACGACGCGGAGATCTTTGAACACGAGCTGGCGTACGCCCTCCTCCACCAGGTCTTCAGCTTCAACTCCCCGGTGTGGTTCAACGTCGGCACGCCCCAGCCGCAGCAGGTCTCGGCATGCTTCATCCTCTCCGTGGACGACTCGATGGACTCGATCCTCGACTGGTACAAGGAAGAGGGGATGATCTTCAAGGGCGGCTCGGGAGCCGGTCTGAACCTCTCCCGGATCCGCTCCTCCAAGGAACTGCTCTCCTCCGGCGGCAACGCGTCGGGTCCGGTCTCCTTCATGCGCGGCGCGGACGCCTCCGCCGGCACGATCAAGTCCGGTGGCGCCACGCGCCGGGCGGCCAAGATGGTCATCCTCGACGTCGACCACCCCGACATCGAGGACTTCATCGAGACCAAGGTCAAGGAGGAGGAGAAGATCCGCGCGCTGCGCGACGCGGGCTTCGACATGGACCTGGGCGGCGACGACATCACGTCCGTCCAGTACCAGAACGCCAACAACTCCGTCCGGGTCAACGACGACTTCATGAAGGCCGTCGAGGCCGGCGGGAAGTTCGGGCTGCGCGCCCGGATGACCGGCGAGGTCATCGAAGAGGTCGAGGCGAAGTCCCTCTTCCGCAAGATGGCCGAGGCCGCGTGGGCGTGTGCCGACCCGGGCATCCAGTACGACGACACGATCAACCGCTGGCACACCTGCCCGGAGTCCGGCCGGATCAACGGCTCGAACCCGTGCAGCGAGTACATGCACCTGGACAACACCTCGTGCAACCTGGCCTCGCTGAACCTGATGAAGTTCCTCAAGGACGACGGCAAGGGCCACCAGTCGTTCGAGTCCGAGCGCTTCGCCAAGGTCGTCGAGCTGGTCATCACCGCGATGGACATCTCCATCTGCTTCGCGGACTTCCCGACGCAGAAGATCGGCGAGAACACCCGCGCCTTCCGCCAGCTCGGCATCGGGTACGCCAACCTCGGCGCCCTGCTGATGGCGACGGGCCACGCGTACGACTCCGACGGCGGCCGCTCGCTGGCCGGCGCCATCACCTCGCTGATGACCGGCACGTCGTACCGCCGCTCCGCCGAACTGGCCGCGGTGGTCGGCCCGTACGACGGCTTCGCCCGTAACGCCGAGCCGCACAAGCGCGTCATGAAGCAGCACTCGGACGCCAACGCCACGGCCGTGCGCTTCGACGACCTGGACACCCCGGTCTGGGCCGCCGCCACGGAGGCCTGGCAGGACGTGCTGCGCCTCGGCGAGAAGAACGGCTTCCGCAACGCCCAGGCCTCGGTCATCGCGCCCACCGGCACCATCGGTCTCGCGATGTCCTGCGACACCACGGGCCTGGAGCCCGACCTGGCGCTGGTCAAGTTCAAGAAGCTCGTCGGCGGCGGCTCGATGCAGATCGTCAACGGCACGGTGCCGCAGGCGCTGCGCCGGCTCGGCTACCGGACGGAGCAGATCGAGGCGGTCGTCGCCCACATCGCCGAGAACGGCGTGGTGGTCGGGGCGCCCGGTCTCAAGACCGAGCACTACGAGGTCTTCGACTGCGCGATGGGCGAGCGTTCCATCTCCGCCATGGGCCACGTCCGGATGATGGCGGCCATCCAGCCGTGGATCTCCGGCGCGCTGTCCAAGACGGTCAACCTCCCCGAGACCGCGACCGTCGAGGACGTCGAGGAGGTCTACTTCGAGGCGTGGAAGATGGGCGTCAAGGCGCTCGCGATCTACCGCGACAACTGCAAGGTCGGCCAGCCTCTCTCCGCGAAGAAGAAGGACGAGAAGGTCGCGGAGAAGACCGAGGACACGATCCGCGCGGCGGTGGAGAAGGTCATCGAGTACCGCCCGGTCCGCAAGCGCCTGCCCAAGGGCCGCCCGGGTCTCACCACCTCCTTCACGGTGGGTGGCGCCGAGGGGTACATGACCGCCAACTCCTACCCGGACGACGGTCTGGGCGAGGTCTTCCTCAAGATGTCCAAGCAGGGCTCGACCCTCGCGGGCATGATGGACGCCTTCTCGATCGCCGTCTCGGTGGGCCTCCAGTACGGCGTCCCGCTGGAGACGTACGTCTCCAAGTTCACCAACATGCGCTTCGAGCCGGCCGGCATGACGGACGACCCGGACGTGCGGATGGCGCAGTCGATCGTCGACTACATCTTCCGCCGCCTCGCCCTCGACTTCCTGCCGTTCGAGACGCGTTCGGCGCTCGGGATCCACTCGGCGGACGAACGCCAGCGCCACCTGGACACCGGTTCGTACGTGCCGTCCATGGACGACGACCTGGACACCGAGACCCTGGTCCAGTCGGCCCCGCGCCCGACGTCCCAGTCCACCACCACGCCGAAGCCCCCGACGGCCCCCGCCCTGACGAACGGGGCCACGGTCCCGGCCCCCAAGGAGGCCCACACCTCGGCCGAACTGGTCGAAATGCAACTCGGCATCAGCGCCGACGCCCCGCTCTGCTTCTCCTGCGGCACCAAGATGCAGCGAGCGGGCTCCTGCTACATCTGCGAGGGCTGCGGCTCGACGAGCGGTTGCAGCTGA
- a CDS encoding GNAT family N-acetyltransferase, which produces MPPTDASAEDTLDLRLTDELIALFADGGPPGRAPDGRLLDSPAEWGPVTTSVGVFQLVPVRVERDLSLISRWMNDPAVAAFWELAGPESVTADHLRPQLDGDGRSAPCLGVLGGIPMSYWEIYRADLDPLARHYPARPHDTGIHLLLGGVTDRGRGVGTALLRAVADLVLDHRPRCARVVAEPDLRNTPSVSAFLSAGFRFGAEVDLPDKRAALMVRERALRDLL; this is translated from the coding sequence GTGCCTCCCACCGATGCGAGCGCCGAGGACACCCTTGATCTGCGGCTGACCGACGAACTGATCGCGCTGTTCGCGGACGGAGGTCCGCCCGGGCGTGCCCCCGACGGCCGGCTCCTCGATTCCCCGGCCGAGTGGGGGCCCGTCACCACCTCCGTCGGTGTCTTCCAACTCGTCCCCGTACGGGTCGAGCGCGACCTTTCCCTGATCAGCCGGTGGATGAACGATCCTGCCGTCGCCGCTTTCTGGGAGCTGGCGGGGCCCGAATCCGTCACCGCCGACCATCTGCGGCCGCAGCTCGACGGTGACGGGCGGAGCGCCCCGTGCCTCGGTGTGCTCGGCGGGATCCCCATGAGCTACTGGGAGATCTACCGGGCCGATCTCGACCCGCTCGCGCGCCACTACCCGGCCCGCCCGCACGACACCGGAATCCACCTCCTCCTAGGAGGCGTCACCGACCGGGGCCGGGGCGTCGGGACCGCCCTGCTCAGGGCCGTCGCCGACCTGGTGCTCGACCACCGCCCGCGCTGCGCACGCGTCGTCGCCGAACCCGACCTCCGTAACACCCCCTCCGTCTCCGCGTTCCTCAGCGCCGGGTTCCGCTTCGGCGCCGAGGTCGACCTCCCCGACAAAAGAGCCGCCCTCATGGTCCGCGAACGCGCCCTTCGTGACCTGCTCTGA
- the lexA gene encoding transcriptional repressor LexA → MTTTADSATITAQDRSQSRLEPVHAMNDAVTNPEGPKPNRSLPGRPPGIRADSSGLTDRQRRVIEVIRDSVQRRGYPPSMREIGQAVGLSSTSSVAHQLMALERKGFLRRDPHRPRAYEVRGSDQPSTQQTDTTGKPAASYVPLVGRIAAGGPILAEESVEDVFPLPRQLVGDGELFVLKVVGDSMIEAAICDGDWVTVRRQPVAENGDIVAAMLDGEATVKRFRREDGHVWLLPHNAAYQPIPGDEATILGKVVAVLRRV, encoded by the coding sequence GTGACCACCACCGCAGACAGTGCCACCATCACTGCCCAGGACCGCTCCCAGAGCCGACTCGAGCCGGTGCATGCAATGAATGACGCAGTCACGAACCCGGAGGGGCCCAAGCCCAACCGGTCACTGCCCGGCAGGCCTCCAGGAATCAGGGCGGACAGCTCCGGTCTCACGGACCGGCAGCGGCGGGTCATCGAGGTCATCAGGGACTCGGTCCAACGGCGTGGGTACCCCCCGTCGATGCGGGAGATCGGCCAGGCCGTCGGTCTCTCCAGCACGTCGTCGGTGGCCCATCAGCTGATGGCACTGGAGCGGAAAGGGTTCCTCCGCAGGGATCCGCACCGCCCGCGGGCGTACGAGGTCAGGGGCTCCGACCAGCCGAGCACCCAGCAGACCGACACGACCGGCAAGCCCGCCGCGTCGTACGTCCCGCTGGTCGGCCGGATCGCGGCCGGCGGACCGATCCTCGCCGAGGAGTCCGTCGAGGACGTCTTCCCGCTCCCCCGTCAGTTGGTGGGGGACGGCGAGCTGTTCGTGCTGAAGGTTGTCGGTGACTCGATGATCGAGGCCGCGATCTGTGACGGCGACTGGGTGACGGTACGCCGCCAGCCGGTCGCGGAGAACGGCGACATCGTGGCCGCGATGCTCGACGGCGAGGCCACCGTCAAGCGCTTCCGGCGCGAGGACGGGCATGTGTGGCTGCTCCCGCACAACGCGGCGTACCAGCCGATCCCCGGCGACGAGGCGACGATCCTCGGCAAGGTGGTCGCGGTCCTGCGCCGGGTGTGA